acttattatttatttaatttttaaatattttatttacttttttaccATTTATGTTCTCATTCCCCCGctcaatatttaattattgaaattgaaaaaaaaatgtgaatctTCGCGCCGACACTTTGattatattatcttattttattgagttaaatatttcatatttatattattttttttatgatattataaaCGTGAGTTATCCGTGAATGAAGCGACATACTTGGGTGAGAGGGTTGTCTGTGGTAGCAGttgaaaaattgtatttttgttttgaaataagATTTGATTGAGATAATACCTGTGATAAGAAGTATGATTTGATTTGGGAcagtattttatataataacttttttctacgagaaaaagaaaaaaatcacatcttaaacttaattttaacgataattaataataattaattattgtagatagatacaataaataaagcggtaaaataattaataattataaacttagAAAAAATGGAGTACTAAAACAGTTCGCGTTTTCCTTCCACAGATTCGGTGTTTTTTAGCAACGTACGCGGGACTTCGTAGTGGGTCACAATCAAACTAGACAGAGTTATTAATTGAACATGGATTCTTCGTTCTCGTTGCAAAggttttctctttctctttcttttttctctttatcttctttctttctgtcTTTCACCAGAACGAATAGTTCTGGGTTGTGGGGCAAGCGAGAAAAACTGAAAGGGTAAAGAATGGAGGGGGATCTAAGGCAGAAGCTGTTGAgcaaagagagaagaaaagatgaagaggaagaggagtTATCGTTGTGGAAGAGGTTCTGGATTGAGAGCAAGGTGATGTGGATAGTGGCAGCACCAGCCATATGCACCAGGTTCTCCACCTTTGGTCTCAATGTTATAAGCCAATCTTTCGTTGGCCATATTGGCTCAAGGGAATTGGCTGCTTTTGCTCTCGTCTACACCGTTCTCATTAGGTTCGCCAATGGGGTTCTCGTACGTTTTTCCTTCTTCATCTAACctttccaatttttttcttttattttaattatgagtattgcaaaaaagttgaaaaagttTGGTGTTTTTTGTCTTACAATCTTCCGAGTGtatgtttctttgttttctctctagCTTTGCaaagtattaataatatatatagtgTTTTATAGCTTTTCATGCAGGAATGGAGAAAGGAAGGGACATGTTGGTGGTGAAATGTGTTCATCtgattatctttatttttataacattaaaaCACAGGGTGTTCCGTGCTACTGTATTGTGACTCAGAAGCAGAGATCTGTTCGTCTATTGTTGAAAAGTTCAATACTTTCGTTGTTTATTGGTTATTAATCAGAGAACAGATTCTTTGGGTGTTATAGATTGGATTCTTGTGATTGGTTGAACCAGGGTAACATGAGAAACATGGATTGTAAAGTGGAATATACTGTAGCTGTATTTAAAATTGTGTTTATTTAATTATGCCTAACTTATATATGGTGTGCAGATAAGAATATTTTATGACACCCTATTGGGGTTGTGTTGCAATTGCACTTATCAATGACTCGAATTTCTTGTTTGTATAATGATATTGCAGCTAGGGATGGCGAGTGCATTGTCAACACTTTGTGGGCAAGCATTTGGTGCAAAAGAATACAGCATGATGGGAGTGTATCTCCAAAGATCATGGATAGTTTTGTTCATAACTGCACTGTGTCTTCTTCCGGTATTCGTCTTCACAAGCCCACTTTTAACGCTCTTAGGCCAAGATGAAAGCATAGCACAAGTGGCAGGAATCATTTCTATTTGGTCAATTCCTATCATGTTTGCCTTCATTATCTCATTCACTTGTCAGACTTTCCTGCAATCTCAGAGCAAGAATGTCATCATTGCATTCTTGGCAGCATTCTCGATAGTGATTCATGTGTTTCTCTCCTGGCTTTTGACAATGAACTTCAATTTTGGGCTTCCTGGTGCAATGATTTCAACAATTTTGGCATACTGGATTCCCAACGTTGGTCAACTCATATTTGTCACATGCGGGTGGTGCTCTGATACATGGAAAGGTTTCTCCTTTCTGGCATTCAAAGACCTCTGGCCTGTTGTCAAGATGTCCCTTTCTGCCGGTGCCATGCTATGGTGAGCTTTCTTCTCAATTGGGTTCAGTTCTTTTCAATGTCGTAAGTCAGACTTTAAAGTTGAACAATGCTATCTTCGTTTGATAGTTTCAATTTACTTTCTGAATCCCAGGCTTACTTCTCATTTCCTTTGAGTATCAATCTTTGATTTGTCATTAATATCCTTTCAAGTGCAAATTTTGCCGCATCATTCAAAAGACACCTGTTTATTCTCGTGTCCCATTGATGTTTTACACCGACAGTGTAATAAAAGGGTGTGAAAGAAAGATGTTAAACTGTTTCTAACGTACTATGTTATTCATCGTGAACTAACGTTAAACTGTTGTATATTTTTACAGTCTTGAGCTCTGGTACAACACCATACTAGTTCTTTTGACCGGTAACATGAAAAATGCAGAGGTTGCAATTGATGCTCTATCCATATGGTAATGCACTGGAacaatttatttgtattaaatttcaaatagtGTTTCTACATTATATTGGGAGGGGTATTAACTTAATGGAAGAACTTTTTCTCTTCACTGCTAATGATGAAACTTCACTGTTTACAGTCTCAACATCAATGGATGGGAAATGATGATAGCACTCGGTTTTATGGCTGCAGCAAGGTAATGGTGCTGTTCTCCTTTCTAACGTTGCAGTCAGTGGTCACTGTTGTTCATATAAACCTCATCcttccattttattttatttttcagctGTTGTAAAATTACCCTGAAAACTTGGTTTGTAACTTTGTTTTTGCAGTGTTCGAGTAGCAAACGAACTTGGAAAAGGAAGTGCCAAAGCTGCAAAGTTCTCAATAGTTGTGTCTGTGCTCACATCATTGGCCATCGGATTCTTTCTGTTCttattcttcttatttttcAGAGAAAGACTAGCTTATATATTTACCACAGATAAAGACGTGGCCGTTGCTGTTGGGGATTTGTCACCTTTGTTATCAATCTCTATTTTACTAAACAGTGTTCAACCTGTACTCTCAGGTAGTTTTTGACACCATTTCCTCTTTCTTGTTACTTCAATAGATTTAAGATTTGAATCCTTGTAAGTGTCAATGTGGATACAGTTCTGAAGTGAGATTTGTGATTTCAACAGGAGTGGCTATAGGAGCAGGGTGGCAAAGCATTGTAGCATATGTGAATCTGGGGTGTTATTACATCATAGGTATTCCTGTAGGTATTGTACTTGGTAACTTTCTCGATCTGCAAGTCAAGGTACGTGCTCATTCACCTATCTTTTGCTGCTCATAACCTATTAATCATGTTTATGCTGCTTGATGGATTGAACACACTTTTTCACTTTTGCAGGGAATCTGGATTGGAATGTTGTTTGGAACATTCATTCAAACAGTAGTGCTAACTGTAATCACATACAAAACTGATTGGGATGAGCAGGTATGCATTTGGCTTATACACATCTCTAAAGTACTTGCAgaagaaagaaatcaaaatcagCACTTTTCAACCTATTTAACAAGTTTTATGGTTAAATTTACAGTATAAGCTAAGAGATCTTATTGAATAAATGCTTGATTTGTTTACCCCATGCTTTAGTTGAACATGATAGTAACATTCTGTGCAGGTTACCATTGCTCAAAAGCGTATTAGCAGATGGACGAAGGTGAACGGTGCTGACCAAGAAAATGAAACTGAGAGAACATATGTTAGCTAAATTATTTGAAGTGTCGTCATTGGTCTGTACCATGTTGTTATACAACAAAGATGTTGATaggttttgtattttttttaatgcttttaatgtttttaatgttttatagcTGTTGTTTAGGTAGATGTTTGGAAAATAGGTAATTGTGTGGTGCAAACTATTTTCCTTCATCAATAGTAACTCTTAAATCAAAACTAGTGGTCCTCTTTCCTCCTACTCCACGTACTCTCTCACTGGtactataattattaattttaaataaattaataaaacatcaaaataagcTTTCAAGATCTGTTTTCCCAAAATTCTTTTGCTTTCTAATGTctattttttacttcttttttaataaaaaatagttattatctATTATTCTTCTATGGctatttcttttacaaattaaaaaggtaagaaaatgatttttttaaagttattaataaaagaagtCAAAATTTGTTGGCTGAGAAATGCTATGCATCCTCCATCCTTTGTTGACTTGGAAAAGTATATATCTCCAATGGCGGGAAAAGCAAATGTGGAAAATAAATGCTTTGATATCTAAATCACTTTTCTATTACCATTTCTATTTTGGATATAACAACTAGATCGAGTGATAATACACAGCTAACGggaattttttataaaaaatttataaaaattcacCTTTTAATCTTTTTACACCTATTTAAATActgaataaaatattagtattttaattattctacttgatttatcttaatttacttcatattttaaaataaaaaatattcttttgaataAGTGTAGAATTAAAACATAATCTTGAATAAGtgtaaaaatatcattaccctTGTTTACAATTCTAACAAGTAAGTTTTTATGCATAGCCATATATTTGAAAGAAATCTAACTAATTTGTTTGCAATCTTATaacattttgaattaattttattgatatggttgtaaagttttaataaaaaccTTCTACGAAaccatttcttaattttaattatttaaaaaattttaagattttttattgaatttttgttaaaataagttgtttaatggtgagtttaaaatatttcttttaagtatttttcatttaatttttgtcATTTAATTAGTATGTTAGGGGAGGTTAAAGAAGGAAAGCGCGCGACATTGATTAAGTTGGAGATGCGTCTATGATTAGGTTGAAGATGGAAAGACGGAAATAACAATTACGTATATTCTATTGACGACAAAACTAATAGGTAAGTACttaaccaaaaataataaaatattttaaacacttaataaaatattttttttaataaataattaattaaaaatagtaaaattttaaaataattaaattttaaatttttttcatccttaatattttatttaaatgtttcaagatttaaataaagtttcattcaaataaaaagaaCTTATCGATAATTATAGCAATATCACTTATTTTTAcccaatatttttattaaaattttaattaagattcaaattatgataaattttggtattttaaatgatgatagcttaattattatactttaaaatcacaaattaaaCTTTCAAGTCAACAAAGTACACTTACGCAACAATATAAATAACACAGTATATTTGTTTTCTCATGCACTGTTGGTGATGTGTGCTTGAATGCCAtcaaatttattactttaatgATTAAGCTCGGGGTTTGAATCCATATATTATTTACACCaaacatatattttgaaaaaaaaatatttatttgatataagtaactagacaaatattttttatatagagAATGATTTAGAAGTTTACATCATCTATTACTGAATAAGAGTAAtattcaactcttcttttttaAACACAAGCTTGGAGATATCTTGCTTATATAAGTACTATGAGATGTCAGTGCTTTTTCCAAATACACTATAATTCCATAAAATCAGCATGGGCTGATCAATTAATATGTCTGTGTTTCTTCCAAATACACTATAATTCCATAAAATCAGCATGGGCTGATCAATTAATATGTCTGGTGTAATGTATTAAGAGAATTTATTCCtacataaatgaatttttttgtgaattttcttgTATTTAAGATTTTCTCTCGACGCGTtaactattatataaaaagatatCTAAGTGTGAACATAAATAACAAGGTAAATTTCAGAAAATGCACTTATATGATAGTACAAACATTGCACGTAATAATTTCTAAAGGGCCAATGATTGAACTGCATTATGTTATTTGTGCATTCCTCAGAAATTGTGGGTCAGCCCCTTCAATTTGTGTGCATTtgcttatattttttcttcttgatattttaaaaaggtttGGATGAGTTGGGTGTTTGAAGTTTTATGTCACTGAAACAACAACTTTCTAATCTCACCGATAAGATCTTTATACCAATAATAGCTAAACTCAATTTCACACCTTAATGGAAATAACGGTGAAATTCAATCTTTCATGGCTATTATTATTATGACTAAAAAACAAgattaatataatatctaataaataatttccAGAGATAAACAAGCTGGACTCAGGTCCGGAACTTACTAATTTTCCATATAAGTTCATCACCGCCTCCATAAAAGTCaagaaaatttagaatataaatgtAGTAAAAGTTGACGTGACATCCTTACAATTGTTACAAGAATCAACAACACACGTAACTTATAAAAGAATGCTGTTTATCCCTTTTTTATCAGACAAGTTCTTGAGTTGTTTGtccttttaattaaaaaatagtaatcgTTATTTCTGTTTTTAAACATATCAGTAGGTCTGGTGTTGTCAGCAAAATTTGGACACCAATTCAATCAGCTGCCAGAGAGTTGCTCATAATAACCGTGTCTTGGTTTAAGCATAGTGAGAATTATAACTATGTATATAACTTGCTTTTATAGATTAATGCTTTTAAGAGAACGTAAACTACTAATTAAAGTGTCCTTCAATGATAATACACATGCCATTAACACAAATAATCACCGATTTTGGTCATTGTTCGTCTGTTACAGTATGAGAATTGTTAACAATGGTAGCTAGTGATTTATTTCATTGCTGTTATGTGGTTGAAAGGTCATTATGAAAGTTCAACGTTTTTGTTATGCTTTTACCTGTAAGTGTAACGAACAGACAGAGACCAAACATTTTAAGTTATTTGTCTATTTGTAATTTAAAACGCTGACAGTATGTAATCAAGGGTAATTAAGAGTGAGAGCCATTAAGATTGGAGCCAAAATAGTGGTTGTCGAGCCAAGAGCAGATAGTacttgaaatttattaaatgaagatTGGACGTGTTTGGCTATATACATTTAAGGATTCGTAATTTGCAGATAGAAAATAATACACATGTGAAATGGCTTTTGCGAAGAGTGCTTCCTAGCAACTGATTTTATGAAGATAGCTGGCTGCAGTTGAAGTTATTAATTGAAACATTGTACTTAAAACGTCTTATAATATTGGTTGCACCAAACATTTTAATATAGCAAAGATAGTGAACCTAAATAGTATAGTCGTTGATGGTATCAGTTAAAAATGCAGTGGATAGTTGAAGAACATTATGAATGAATTGAACACTTCTGTTAGCAACTAGCAGAAGCTAGTAAACCTGAAACATCTATTACCTTGGACACTAATGTTTCGTAAATGTTCACAACAATTAAGAATATTAAATTCGTAGCAGCTACGACGGCTGTGTACAGTGCACTTGACGAAGAGCCAGGTACGACAAAATCTATGGCAGGTACCAATCCATTCTTAAAAAAACTCCCTTTTAATGGACCATCAAATGAATGGACTAAAATAAAACCCTATATTCTAAAATCATCCCTTAACGTGTAATTACTCTCAGCTGATCGTcaataatttacaatataaGCTAAGagattttattgaataaatgtttgatttgtttaCCCAAATGGTTTAATTGAACATGATAGTAACATTCTGTGCAGGTTACTATTGCTCAAAAGTGTATTAGTAGATGGGCGAAGGTGGACAATGTTGACCATGAAAATGAAACTAACAGGACATATGTTAACTAGAAGTGTCATCAATGGTTTGTACCATGTTGTTGTACAACAAAGATGTTGATAGATTTTGTATCGTAAATGCTTTCAATGTTTTATAACTGTTGTTTAAGTAGATgtttggaaaaggaaaatgatataTTGACATCcatttttaacaactttttgacaTTATCATGTGTCGAAATCTCATTGGTCCacataatatcattttttgaataatttttcgTTGATGTGGAAATGGAAAGTAGAGGCGTTGGTCTTTGAAAATTTGGTGTTTTGGTTCTTACGTTTGTAAAACTGAGGTTTCCTAACATTGTTCAGTGCAAAACCTTTTCTTGTTTTgtgtttcttcttcctttcgTGCTTGGTGTTCATCTTCACCATCTGTGAGAACCATTATTCAAGCACTATGTGTTGTTAGACCTGTTGCGTTTAATTTAAGCCTTTATTTTCGATTTCATTCTCTATTTTTAGAGTTGTCTCTTCTCTGTTTTGTTCCATTTTACAATGGAAAAGGTAGTCTTAGGAGGGTTGGATCTATGTTTGTTGTGGTATTTTGATTGAAAtgactagtaaaaaaaaggctTTCTAACGCGCCTAATAGGTCTCGGTTTGGACAGACCCGAAGCAAATATAAATGCGGTGGCAAAATTGTAATTTGGGCGaacttataggcctcggttcaacaggaaccgaggcataataaacatataaaatcgGTTACAAACTGCGCGAAGCGTATAATCTACGTATAGGCACCGGTTGAAGGAAGAACCGAGTCAGTAAAAGTAAATTACTTCGGTTAAAGAAACAACCGAGTCAATTTACCCTATACCTGCTCTTCTCTCTGCAAGCGTAGGTGCTTCTCTTCTCTCGCGACTGTGCTTCTCTTCTCTCGCGACTGCCATCGAAGAAACTCTCGCGACTGCCATCCAACCACTGCTCGCGCCTCCCCGTTGCTGCTCCCTCACCGTCGCGGCCTCCCCGTTGCTGCGTCGCCGTCGCGTGGTCAACCACTGCCTCGTCGTCGAGCTCCCGTTCGTCTACCCGCTCTTCTCTCTGCTGCCATCCAACCACTGCTCGCGCCTCCCTGCTGCTGCTCCCTCACCGCCGCGGCCTCGCCGTCACGTGGTCAACCACTGCCTCGTCGTCGAGCTCCCTGTCGTC
This sequence is a window from Vigna angularis cultivar LongXiaoDou No.4 chromosome 2, ASM1680809v1, whole genome shotgun sequence. Protein-coding genes within it:
- the LOC108326913 gene encoding protein DETOXIFICATION 21, which translates into the protein MEGDLRQKLLSKERRKDEEEEELSLWKRFWIESKVMWIVAAPAICTRFSTFGLNVISQSFVGHIGSRELAAFALVYTVLIRFANGVLLGMASALSTLCGQAFGAKEYSMMGVYLQRSWIVLFITALCLLPVFVFTSPLLTLLGQDESIAQVAGIISIWSIPIMFAFIISFTCQTFLQSQSKNVIIAFLAAFSIVIHVFLSWLLTMNFNFGLPGAMISTILAYWIPNVGQLIFVTCGWCSDTWKGFSFLAFKDLWPVVKMSLSAGAMLCLELWYNTILVLLTGNMKNAEVAIDALSICLNINGWEMMIALGFMAAASVRVANELGKGSAKAAKFSIVVSVLTSLAIGFFLFLFFLFFRERLAYIFTTDKDVAVAVGDLSPLLSISILLNSVQPVLSGVAIGAGWQSIVAYVNLGCYYIIGIPVGIVLGNFLDLQVKGIWIGMLFGTFIQTVVLTVITYKTDWDEQVTIAQKRISRWTKVNGADQENETERTYVS